GTAGCTGAAATACCAGTCCAGGTTCGGCAAACCATCGCGGCCGGTCAGCTTGCAGTATTGCGCCACCGCCTCCGGAATGGTCGGCACGCCATAGGCCGTCAGGTCCGAGATCTCGGCCAGGCCGCCGCGCTGGTCGGACGGCATCACCCAGTTCATCAGGAAGTAGCTGAAGTCGGCCAGCGGATTGCCCAGGGTCGACAGTTCCCAGTCCAGCACCGCCACCACGCGCGGCTCGGTGGCGTGCAGGATCATGTTGTCCAGCCGATAGTCGCCATGGACGATCGAGGTCATCTCATCGGCGGGACAGCTGGCCGGCAGGAATTCGATCAGGCGGTCCATGTCCTCGATCGTCCTGGTCTCGGACGCCTTGTACTGCTTGGTCCAGCGGTCGATCTGGCGGGCGAAGTAGTTGCCCGGCTTGCCGTAGTCGGCCAGGCCGACGGCGGCGTAGTCGACATTGTGCAGGGCGGCCAGGGTGGCGATCTCGGCCTCGTAGATCGCCCGGCGCTCGGCGGGCGCGTAGTCGGGCAAGGTGCCGTCCCACAGGATCCGGCCTTCCACATTGTCCATCACGTAGAAGATCGTGCCGATCACCTCCTCGTCCATGCACAGGGCGTAGGCCTTGGCGACGGGGAAATCGGCCTTGTTGAGGCCCGAGATCACCTTGAACTCGCGGTCGACGGCGTGGGCGCTGGGCAGCAGCTTGCCCGGCGGCTTGCGGCGCAGGACATACTTCTTGGCCGGCGTGACCAGCTGATAGGTCGGGTTGGACTGGCCGCCCTTGAACTGCCGCACCTCCAGCGGGCCGGCATAGCCTTCGACGTTCGCTTCCAGCCAGCTCGCCAGCCTGGCCTCGTCAATGGCGTGGCGCGGGTCGACGGGCTTGGTTCCGGAATTCAGATCCTGGGCGGACTGTTCGGCGGCGGCCATGCGCTTACTCCCCAACGCTTGTTTGAAAGGGAGTTTAGAGGGTGGGGCGTAGGGCGCAAGCTTCGATGGCGCCGTGCGCGGGACGGGGACAGACACATGTGCCTGTCCCCAACCGTATCTCGACGCCTACGCGTGCTGGCTCAGCGCCCGCCAGCCGATGTCGGAGCGATAGAACCCGCCCTCCAGCGACACCGTGCCCAGGGCCGCATAGGCCACGTCGCGGGCTTCGTGCAGCGTCGCCCCCAGGGCGCAGACGTTCAGCACCCGGCCGCCGGCGGCGACTAGGCGGCCCTCGAACTCGCGGGCCGTGCCGGCGTGGAAGATCACGGCCTCGCCGCCGAAGTCGGCGTCGGCGCCCAGGATCCGGCCGCCGGTCTTGGGCGCGTCGGGATAGCCCTCGGCGGCCAGGACGACGCAGATCGCCGCCTCGTCGCGCCAGACCGGCTTGTCGGCCGAGGCCAGCTCGCCCTTGGCGGCGGCCAGCAGGATCGGCACCAGATCGCTTTCCAGCCGCAGCATCAGCGTCTGGCATTCGGGATCGCCGAAGCGGGCGTTGTACTCGACCAGCTTCGGCCCCGTGGGCGTCAGCATCAGGCCGGCATAGAGCACGCCCACATAGGGGCAGCCCTCGGCGGCCATGCCCTCGACGGTGGGAACCACCAGCTCGCGCCAGGCCTGCTCGATCAGGGCGTCGGTCAGGACGGGCGGCGGCGAATAGGTGCCCATGCCGCCGGTGTTGGGACCCTCGTCGCCATTATAGGCCCGCTTGTGATCCTGGGCGGCGCCGAACAGCACGGCGGTCTTGCCGTCGCAGATCGCGAAGAGGGAGGCCTCCTCGCCGTGCATGAACTCCTCGATCACCACCCGCGCCCCGGCCGAGCCGAAACGGCCGCCCAGCATGTCCAGCACGGCGGCGTCCGCCTCGGCGCGCGTCGCGGCGATCACCACGCCCTTGCCGGCCGCCAGGCCGTCGGCCTTGATCACGAACGGCGCGTCCAGGGTGTCCAGGAACGTGCCGGCCGAGGCCGCGTCGGTGAACACGCCATAGGCCGCCGTCGGCAGGCCGTGGCGGGCGCAGAAGTCCTTGGTGAAGGCCTTGGAGGTCTCCAGCCGCGCGGCCTGGGCGCTGCCGCCGAAACAGGGGATGCCGACCTTGGCCAGTTCGTCGGCCAGACCGACCTCCAGCGCCGATTCCGGGCCGACCACGACGAGATCGGCGGCGATCTCCTGGGCCAGGGCCACCAGCCCCGCCACGTCGAGGACCTTCACCGCCCGCAGTTCGGCGACCTGCTCGATGCCCGGATTGCCCGGGGCGGCGACAAGGCGGCCGCACAGCGGCGACTGGGCGATCTTCCAGGCCAGGGCGTGTTCACGACCGCCGGACCCGACGAGGAGGATGTTCAGCTTTTCCATGAGGCCGGGGTGTCGCGCGGCAACCGCGCCGGGTCAAGGCCGCGGGACCGAGGCGGCGCCCCGCCGGACACGCCATGACGATCCGCTACGCCGGCTGGAGCGCACGTCCCCGGCCGGCGGCTTTCCAACGCGGCGTGGGAGTGGTCATGTGTTCGTCATCGGCCATCGCCTAGTCTCACCGCGTCCGGCGTCGCCGGTTTGGGGAAATCCATGAAGCCTCCGATCAAGCGCCTGAGCGACCTGAAGCCGTCGGCGGAGCCGGCCGGCGCCTATGCCCGCCCCACTCCGAAGGTGGCCCGGCGCAAGAGCGCCAAGGTGCTGACCGACGAGGAACGGGCGGCCTTCCTGGCCTCACGGCCGGATCTCGCGCCCAAGGGGTAGGTCACGACAACAAATGGGGACATACGCATGCGTGTGTCCCCCAAACGCCAACAGCCCCGACCTCTCGGCCGGGGCTGTCGCGATTCCAGCGCGGATCCGCCGCCTTAAGCCGCGTCGAGATCCAGCGAATAGCCCGCCGAACGCACGGTGCGGATCGGGTCGCCGTCCACGTCGCCGTTCAGCGCCTTGCGCAGGCGGCCGATGTGGACGTCGACGGTGCGCGCCTCGACATAGACGTCCGAGCCCCAGACGGCGTCCAGCAGCTGTTCGCGGCTGAACACCCGGCCCGGATGCTGCATCAGGTAGTCGAGCAGGCGGAACTCGGTCGGGCCGAGGTGGACTTCCTTGCCCTGGCGCTTCACGCGGTGGGCGACGCGGTCGATGACGATGTCGCCGACCGTGATGCGGTCGTCGGCCAGGCCCGGGCGGATGCGGCGCAGGACGGCGCGGACGCGGGCGGTCAGCTCGATCATCGAGAACGGCTTGACCACATAGTCGTCGGCGCCGGTGTCGAGACCGCGGATCCGGTCGCTCTCCTCGCCGCGCGCCGTCAGCATGATGATCGGCACGTTGCGGGTTTCGGAGCGGCCGCGCAGGCGGCGGCAGACCTCGATGCCCGAGACCTTGGGCAGCATCCAGTCCAGGATCACCAGGTCGGGCGCGCGCTCCGAAGCCATGGTCAGGGCTTCTTCGCCATCGCCGGCCACGCCGACGACATAGCCTTCCTTGTCGAGATTGTAGTGCAGCAGGGTGGCCAGGGCGTCTTCGTCTTCGACCACCAGAACGTACGGAGTCACTTCGGCCTACCCTCTTTAGTTCGACAGCTCGAGCTTGGGACGCTGCGAGATGATCTCTTCGCCCGTCAGCTCGAAATGGATGATCTCGGCGATGTTGGTGGCGTGGTCGCCGATGCGCTCAAGGTTCTTGGCCACGAACAGCAGGTGGGCGCACGGATTGATCGTCCGGGGGTCGCCCATCATGTAGGTCAGCAGTTCGCGGAAGATGGCGTTGTAGTGCTCGTCGACCTCTTCGTCGCGGCCCCAGACGCCGATGGCGCGCTGCAGGTCCGACGAGGTGTAGGCGTCCAGCACGTCCTTCAGGCGGCCCTGGACCAGGCGGCCCATGCGCTCGATCGAGCGGGTCAGGGCGCTCATCGGATCGGCTTCGGTCAGGATCAGGGCGCGCTTGCCGATGTTCTTGGCCATGTCGCCGCAGCGTTCCAGGCTCATCGAGATCTTCAGGGCGGCGACGGCGTGGCGCAGGTCCACGGCCATCGGCTGGCGCAGGGCGATCAGCTTGAAGGCCTTGCGCTCGATCTCGCCCTGCAGGGCGTCGAGGCGCTCGTCGCGGGCCACGACCTGCTGGGCCAGGGGCGCGTCGCGGCGGGCGATGCAGTCGATGGCGTCGGCGACCTGGGCCTCGGCCAGGCCGCCCATGCGGGTGACCTCGGCCGTGAGGTGGTTCAGCTCTTCGCCGTAGGACTTGACGGTATGCTCGGTCATGTCGGGGTCCTTACCGGTTAGCCGAAGCGGCCGGTGATGTAGTCTTGCGTGCGGGTGTCGCGGGGATTGGTGAACATCTCCTCGGTCGGACCGCTTTCGACCAGCTTGCCCAGGTGGAAGAAGGCCGTCTTCTGCGAGACGCGGGCGGCCTGGGCCATCGAGTGGGTGACGATGACGATGCAGAACTGGCTGCGCAGCTCGTCGATCAGCTCCTCGATCTTGGCGGTGGCGATCGGGTCGAGGGCCGAGCAGGGCTCGTCCATCAGGATCACTTCCGGCGAGACGGCGATGGCGCGGGCGATGACCAGGCGCTGCTGCTGACCGCCCGACAGGCCGGTGCCGGCCTGGTGCAGGCGATCGGCGACCTCGTTCCACAGGCCGGCCTTCTTCAGGCTGGCCTCGACGATGGCTTCCAGCTCGTCCTTGCGCGTGGCCAGGCCGTGGATCTTGGGGCCGTAGGCGACGTTCTCGAAGATCGTCTTGGGGAAAGGGTTCGGCTTCTGGAACACCATGCCGACGCGCGAGCGCAGCACCACCGGGTCGACGCTCTTGGCGTTGACGTCGTTGCCGTCGATCTCGATCGAACCCTGGACCTTGGCCGAGGGGATCGTGTCGTTCATGCGGTTGATGCAGCGCAGGAAGGTCGACTTGCCGCAGCCCGACGGGCCGATGAAGGCGGTGACCGACTTGGCCGGCACGTCGAGGCTGACGTCGAACAGCGCCTGCTTCTCGCCGTAGAAGACGTTGACGTCGCGGGCCCGGATCTTGAACTCGCTGGTGGTCACGTGTCCGTGGCCGGCGGGGATGGCCGAGGCCAGGGTGGGCGCGTGAGCGGCGATGGTGTCGTCGCGGTTTTCGGTCGGCATGGCGTGTCCCAGCGAAAGGGAAGAAGCGAGGGGATTGAGGAAGCTCATGATCCTACCACCGGCGTTCGAAGCGGCGGCGCAGGATCACGGCGGCGGCGTTCATGACGATCATGAAGACCAGCAGCACGATGATGGCGGCGGCGGTGCGTTCGTGGAAGGCGCGCTCCGAAGCGTTCTCCCAGATGAACACCTGGACGGGCAGCACGGTGGCCGAGCTGGCGAAGTTCTCCGGCGCGCCGGGCACGAAGGCGACCATGCCGATCATCAGCAGCGGCGCGGTCTCGCCCAGGGCGTGGGCCAGCGACAGGATGGCGCCGGTCATCACGCCGGGCATGGCCAGCGGGAGCACGTGGTGGAAGACGGTCTGGGCCTTGGAGGCGCCGACGCCGAGGGCGGCTTCGCGGATCGAGGGCGGCACGGCCTTCAGCGAGCTGCGGGTGGCGATGATCACGGTCGGCAGGGCCATCAGGGCCAGCACCAGGCCGCCGACCAGCGGCGAGCCGCGCGGCACGTGCAGCCAGTTGATGAACAGGGCCAGGCCCAGCAGGCCGTAGACGATCGACGGCACGGCGGCCAGGTTGTTGATGTTGACCTCGATGACGTCGGTCCAGCGGTTCTTCGGCGCGAACTCCTCGAGATAGACCGCGGCCAGCACGCCCACCGGGATGGCGATCACGGCGGTGATGATCAGCATCATGGCCGAGCCGATCACCGCGCCCCAGACGCCGGCCTGTTCGGGCTCGGTGGAGTCGGAGTTGGTGAAGAACTTGGTGTTGAAGCCGGTCTTGACCGTGCCGTCGTTCTTCAGCTTGTCCAGCCAGTCCAGTTGCTGGTTGTCGAGCTTGCGGTCGCCCTCGGCGGTCGAGCGCTTGATCTCGCCCTTGTAGTAAAGGTCGGCGTCGGCCTTGACCGAACCGGTGACGTTGACCGTCTTGCCGATCAGCGAATGGTCCTTCTTGACCATCTGCAGCAGCTGGTTGCCGAAGTCGCGCGAGGTCAGATCCATGATCTTGCCGGACGTCGTGCCCAGGTCGTCGTCCTGGACGCCCAGCTTCTTCATCATCGCCTCGGCGACGATGTAGTCGAAGTTGACGCCCTCGATCGCGGTCGTGTCGATGCGCTCGGGGTTCAGATAGACCGGCACCGTCAGGGTGTGGGTCTCGAAGGTCGAGTAGCCCTGGGCGACGATGCGGCCGACCAGCACGACCAGGAAGATCATGGCGATGATGATCGCCGCGATGCCCTGGGCGCGGAACAGCTTCTCGGAGCGGTGGCGCTTCTTGAGCAGGGCGTCGCGCGCCGACTCGGCCGGACGGGCGGCGGGAGCGCCGGGGGAGATGGCCGCGTCAGTCATATTGTTCCCGGTACTTCTGGACGATGCGCAGGGCGATGATGTTGAGGCCGAGGGTGACCACGAACAGGGTCAGACCCAGGCCGAAGGCCGACAGGGTCTTGGGGCTGTCGAACTCCTGGTCGCCGGTCAGCAGGGTGACGATCTGGACGGTCACGGTGGTGACGGTGTCCAGCGGGTTGGCGGTCAGCTTGGCCTGCAGGCCGGCGGCCATGGTCACGATCATGGTCTCGCCGACGGCGCGGGACACGGCCAGCAGCATGGCGGCCATGATGCCCGGCAGGGCGGCGGGCAGGACCACCTTCTTGACGGTCTCGGACTTGGTCGCGCCCATGGCGTAGCTGCCGTCGCGGAGCGATTGGGGCACGGCGTTGATGATGTCGTCCGACAGCGAGGAGACGAAGGGGATCAGCATGATGCCCATCACCACCCCGGCCACCAGGGCCATCTGGTTCTGAACCTGCATCAGGTACTGGGCCAGGTCGTCGAGCGGGCCGCCGGCCAGGCTGGCGCCGATGCCGTTGAAGAAGGCCCGGAAGATCGGGCCCACGGTCAGGGCGGCGAAGAAGCCGTAGACCACGGTCGGCACGCCGGCCAGGATCTCCAGCAGCGGCTTGATCGTCGAGCGCAGGCCGCGACCGGCGTATTCCGAAAGGTAGATGGCCGAGTAGAGGCCGATTGGCGCGGCCACCAGCATGGCGATCATCATCACCAGGAAGGTGCCGGCGAACAGCGGCACGGCTCCGAAGGCGCCCGACGAGGCCACCTGGTCGGCGCGCATGGCGATCTGCGGGGCCCATTCGGTGCCGAACAGGAAGCTGAGCGGCGACACGCTCTGGAAGAAGCGCCAGCTTTCCCAGATCAGCGACATCACGATGCCGAGCGTGGTCAGGACGGCGGCGACCGAACAGGCGATCAGAACGCCGGCGATCCAGCCTTCGACCCGGTTGCGGGCGCGGAATTCGGTGTTGATGCGCGGGGTGGCCAGCAGGAAGCCGGCCAGGGCCAGCAGGCCGGCCAGGCCCAGGACCGAGTAGCTGACGATGCCGTCGATGCGCTTGGCCTCGACCACCTTGGCGTCGAAGGCGGCCTTCAGGGCGCCGTCATACGACACCTCGCTGGCGGCCTGGCCGATGGCGATGGCGTTGACGTCGCTGAAGAACACGTCTTGACGATCCGGGGTCAGGGCTTGGACAGCCGCCGGCCGCTGGGCCTGCAGCATGGCGTCCTCGACCCGGCCGCCGAAAGTGGCGCCCAGCAGGAGCAGCAGCGCCGCCGGCGCGCCGGCCCACAGGGCCGCGTACACGCCGTAATAGTTCGGCAGCGAGTGAAGTTTGGCCGCGGAGCCGCCGGAGGACTTCAACGCGCGGCTTCGGCCGGCCATGAAAGCCGCGCCGGAGAACAGGGCGAGGAAAAGGAGCGAGAGCCAGGTCAGCATGCGTGCGGCGGGGTCTTGCGCGAAGGGATGCGGTGACGGCGCACAGCGCGCCGTACCGCCCACGCCGATCTATGCCGGGCGGGCGCCGACCTTATGCGACGTTTTCACGACAGTTTTGCGACAGCGTCCGAGGTCGCGGGCTCCGGGAGGGCGCGCGGCGGCTCCGAAGTGATCCGCGCCATGGGGAAATAGACCCCGAACGTGGCCCCCTCGCCCTGGACGCTTTCCACGGTCATGCCGCCACGGTGGCGGTTCATGATGTGCTTGACGATCGCCAGGCCCAGGCCCGTGCCGGACCGCTCGCCGCTCTTCTGGCCCTCGACCCGGTAGAACCGTTCGGTCAGGCGCGGCAGGTGCTCGCGGGCCATGCCCGGGCCCCGATCGCTGACCCGGAACGAGGCGTAGCGCTCCTCGACGGCGTGGTCGGGAGTCAGCAGCGACATGCGGGCCGCGGCCGGGTCGCGCGGCGCGATCGCCATGTCGGCGGTCAGCCCCGAAAAGATCTCCACCCGGATGACGCCCTCGCGCGGGGTGTACTTGATGGCGTTGTCGACCAGGTTCTGGATCACCTGGACGATCTGGTCGCGATCGCCTTCGACCACGGCCGCGCCGCGCGGCGGCAGGACGGGATCGAAGGTGACCGACTTGTCCTTGGTCTGGGGCGCCAGGGCGTCCAGCACGTCGATCGTCGCCATGGCCAGGTCGACCTGGCCCAGCGGCGGGATGTGTTCGTTCAGCTCGATTCGCGACAGGCTCATCAGGTCGTCGATCAGCCGCGCCATCCGCTCGGCCTGGGCTTGCATGATGCCCAGGAACTTGTCGCGCGCGCCGACGTCGTCCTTGGCGTGGCCGCGCAGGGTCTCGATGAAGCCCGACAGCGAGGCCAGAGGCGTGCGCAGCTCATGGCTGGCGTTCGCCAGGAAATCGGCCCGGGTCCGCTCGCTGCGGCGGGTGTCGGTCTCGTCGCTGAGCACCAGCAGGGCCAGGCGCGAACCGCGCTCGTCCACGCCCAGCGGCGCGCAGTGCGCCGCCCATTCGCGGCCCTGGGCCCCGCCGCCGACATAGTCGACCGAGCGCCGCACGCCGCCGAACAGGCTTTCGTCCACCGCCTCCAGCACCTGCGGGCTGCGCAGGGCCGAGACCAGCAGGCCGCCGCGCGGCTGCAGCTTGAACAGCTCCCGCGCCGCGGCGTTGGCGAACACGAACCGCCGGCCGGTCAGGTCGTCGGCCTCCTCGGCGGCGATGACCATCAGCGGATCGGGCAGGGTTTCGAGAATCAGGCCGAAGGGCGGCGGCTGGTCGACCGCCGCCGGCGCGGGCGCCGGGGCGGTCGCGTCGATGGGGCGTTTCAGCGACCGACGGGCCAGCACATAGCCGACCACGCCGCTGAGCAGGGCCGCCGGAATCGCCGCGGACGTGTGGGCTCCGCCCGTCGCCGCCAGGGCCAGAAGCGCGGCGGGTCCGACCAGCACGGCGCCCCAGACGCCCAGGGGCGTGCTGGCGGACCCGTCGGAACGGGCTGACGAGGACGGCGAGGCCATCGGCATGCGGCAGTCTCGATTTGTGGCGAAGGGAGGATTCGGTGAACCAGATATGGCGCCCCGGGAACGCTTGCGATAGACCGTCAAACGCCTGGAAGCACGTCGACGTCGGAAAGCACCGCAATTTCGCCGCAACGTGCCGCAATCTGGGGGCTGGGTTTATCTCTAAGGTGTCGTTCGGAATGCAGCGCAAGGTCCTGGTCGCGACAGTCGCAACCGCTCCTCTCCTCGCCATGGCGTTCGGCGCTTATGCTGAGACGGTCATAACCACGGCGCGTACGACGCCGATCGCCACGGCGACGGCGACGAGCGGAGGGACGGCCGACGACGTGAAGGTCGACACGGGCGGGGGCATCACCCTGACCACGGCCGGTCCGCTGGTCACGCTCAACAGCAACAACAAGGTCACGATCGGCGGCAACGGGCTGACGAGCTTGGGCGTCAACGGCTCCACGGGCGTCCTGATCCAGGGCGGCACGACGGGCTCGGTGACCAACAACGCCGTCATCAGCCTGACCGAGGACTACACGCCGGCCGACAGCGACGCCGATGGCGACCTGGACGGCGCGTTCGCCCAGGGCTCCAACCGATACGGCATCCGCCTGCAAGGCCCGGGCGTGTTTACCGGCGACATCGTTCAGAGCTCGACCGGCTCGATCGTCATCGAGGGCAACAATTCGGCGGGCGTCTCGCTGGAGAGCGGCCTGGTCGGCAACCTGACCGTCAACGGCGGCGTCGCCGTCACCGGGGACAACGCCTACGGCGTCCACGTCGGCGGCCCGGTCAGCGGCAACGTCACGATCAACGGGACCACGAACACCCTGGGCCTGAACGCGACGGGCGTGGCGATCGACGGCAACGTCAACGGCGCCTTCGTCATCCAGGGCGCGGTCACCACCACCGGCTATCGCTACACCACGCGCCCGGCCGAAACCTCGGTCGCCAAGCTCGACGCCGACGATCTGCTGCAAGGCGGCTCGGCCGTCCGGGTGACCGGCGACGTCGGCGGCGGCATTCTGTTGAACGGTCCAACCGCCTCGACGGTGGTCGACGGCACGACCACCACGACCAGCACCATCAGCTCTTCGACGACCGCCACCGCGTCCCTCACCAGCTTCGGCGCCGCCCCGGCCCTGCAGATCGGTTCGGACACCCGGGCCGTGACCATCGGCGCCGTCGGCGCGGCCGACAACGCCTACGGCCTGGTCTCCAAGGGTTCGATCTCGGCCAGCGGCGTCTACGACAAGGTCACCGCCACCGCCGTCCAGATCGGCGGCGCGACGGGCCAGGCCACGACCCTGGCCGGCGGCGCGCGCTTCGACGGCACGGTCGCCGCCGGCGCCCGCGACGCCACCGCCACCGGCGTGAACCTGACCGCCGGCGCCAGCGTGCCGACGATCTGGAACCGGGGCTCGATCACCGCGACCAGCGGATCCTACGCCGGCACGACCAACACGGGCGACGCTCGCGGCGTGGTGATCGCGGCCGGCGCCGTGGCCAACACCCTGAACAACAGCGGCACGATCCAGGCCACGCGCACCGGCGAAACCGGCAACGCCATCGCGGTGCTCGATTCGTCCGGAACCCTGAACACGATCAACAACAGCGGGCAGATTCTCGCCTCGGTCACCGCGCCGGGCGTGAAGACCGACGGCCTGACCACCACCACGACCGCCGTCGCCACGGGCAAGGCCATCGCCCTGGACCTGTCGGCCTCGACCACGGGCGTGACCGTCAACCAGGTCACGCCGGTCTCGACCAGCGTCACGACCACCTTCCCCAGCACCGACACGGTGACCACCACCAGCGCGGCCACGACCACGACCGCGCCGGTGATCGTCGGCGAAGTGCGGTTCGGCTCGGGCGCGGACACGTTCAACGTCCAGGCCGGCTCGGTGATCGGCGACATAACGTTCGGCGCCGGCGCCGACGCCCTGAACATCGGCGGCGGCGCCCTGGTGATCGGCGGCCTGCGCGATTCCGACGGCCAGCTGGCGATCAACGTCGCCAACGGCTCGCTGGCCGTGACCAACGCCGAGACCATCAACGCCACCAGCCTGAACATCGGCGCGAACGGCAAGATGGTGTTCACCGTCGACCCGACGGCCGGCACGAACACCCACATCGTGACCTCCGGCGCGGTCAACATCGCCTCCGGCGCCCAGCTGGGCCTGCGGCTGACCAGCCTGCTGTCCGCCCCGACCAGCTACACCGTCATCACCGGCGGCACGCTGACGGCCGGCACGATCAACCAGGACCTGCTGGGCGGCACGCCCTATCTCTACGTGGCCAGCAGCCGCACCGACACCAACAACGTCTATCTGGACGTGCGTCGCCGCACCTCGGCCGAGATCGGCATGAACAAGGCCCAGGCCTCGGCCTATGACGCCACGTTCGCCGCGCTGGGCAAGGACAGCGCCATCGCCGCGGCCTATCTGGGCCAGTCCACCAAGGACGGCCTGCTGGGTCTCTACGACCAGATGATGCCGGACCAGGGCGAAGGCATCTTCGCGGCCATGCAGAACGTGAGCCACGCGATCTCGACCGCCACGGCCTACCGTCCCGACCCGGGCGACCGCTACGGACCCGACAGCCTGTGGGTCCAGGAAATCAACACCCTGGTGCGGCGCGACACCGACGACACCATGGGCTCCGACACCCAGGCCTTCGGCTTCGTCGGCGGCTATGAGGCCATGGGCGACGCCGGCGGCGCGCTGGGCCTGACCCTGGCCTATGTCAGCGTCGAGGAACACGACATCGCCGCCAAGGTGGGCGAGCAGACCACCGGCAACTTCCTGCAGCTGGGCGCCTACTGGCGCCGGTCGATCGGCGGCTGGCGCATGAATGTCGGCGGCGGCGGCGGCTACGGCTGGTACGACGGCGACCGGACGTTCAACTCGGGCGACCTGAACAACGACGGCGTGGCCGACGTCCAACGCCACAACACCGCCAAGTGGAACGGCTACACGTTCAACGCCTTCGCCGGCACGGGCTATGAGGCCAAGTTCGCGGGCCGCTACTTCGTCCGTCCCGAAGGCTCGCTCGACTACCTCTATCTGAGCGAGGGCCAGCGCAAGGAATCGGGCGGCGGCGACGGCTTCGACCAGATCATCAGCAAGCGCAACTCCAGCGCCCTGACCGGCGATGTCGGCGTGGCGTTCGGCGCCGACTACGGCCGCGACCTGTGGTGGCGTCCGGAAGTGCGGGTCGGCTATCGCCAGCAACTGGCCGGCGATCTGGGCGACACGATCGCCCAATACACCGGCGGCGGCACGCCCTTCACCCTGGCTTCGGCCAACGACAAGGACGGCGCGGTGACCCTGGGCTTCGCCCTGCGGGCCGGCACGCCGATGTCCTACCTGGCGATCGAAGGCAACGCCGAGGCGGCCAAGAAACAGAAGCGCTACAACCTGAAACTCACCGGACGGGCGATGTTCTAGAGCCGCCAAGGCGGCCCAAAGAACACCGATCGACAAGGCCCGCGCTCCAGCGCGGGCCTTTTTCGTTTGAAATTCCAATGCGTTAGAGGCGCCGCACGGCTCAGCCTGAAGGAAAACTCAAAGCTTCCCGCCCATAACTCTATTCAATACGTAGGAATAATCGTCTTTTGTCCCGATCAACGAAGACGTCAGCTCAGGCGTCGAGAGGGGAAGACCATGACCAAGTTTCTCACGACCCGAACCACTCTGCGCACGGCCCTGATCGCCGGCGCCTCGCTCGTCGCCATGACCGGCGCGGCCCATGCCCAGTCCGCGGCCCAGACGCCCGAGCAGCAGCAGGCCCGCATCGAGGCTCTCGAGGCCCAGCTCGAGGCCCTGTCCAGCCAGATCGCCGACCTGAAGGCCGCCACGGCCGCCAGCCTCAAGGACGTCCGCACCGTCCAGGCCGCGGCCCCCGCGGTCACCATCGCCGGCGGCAAGCCGGCCATCACCTCGGCGGACGGCGCCTTCTCGGCCAAC
The window above is part of the Caulobacter soli genome. Proteins encoded here:
- a CDS encoding phosphotransferase, producing MAAAEQSAQDLNSGTKPVDPRHAIDEARLASWLEANVEGYAGPLEVRQFKGGQSNPTYQLVTPAKKYVLRRKPPGKLLPSAHAVDREFKVISGLNKADFPVAKAYALCMDEEVIGTIFYVMDNVEGRILWDGTLPDYAPAERRAIYEAEIATLAALHNVDYAAVGLADYGKPGNYFARQIDRWTKQYKASETRTIEDMDRLIEFLPASCPADEMTSIVHGDYRLDNMILHATEPRVVAVLDWELSTLGNPLADFSYFLMNWVMPSDQRGGLAEISDLTAYGVPTIPEAVAQYCKLTGRDGLPNLDWYFSYNLFRLAGICQGIVGRVRDGTAASAHAEIMEARVPVLARGAWEFAKKAGA
- the phoB gene encoding phosphate regulon transcriptional regulator PhoB, with amino-acid sequence MTPYVLVVEDEDALATLLHYNLDKEGYVVGVAGDGEEALTMASERAPDLVILDWMLPKVSGIEVCRRLRGRSETRNVPIIMLTARGEESDRIRGLDTGADDYVVKPFSMIELTARVRAVLRRIRPGLADDRITVGDIVIDRVAHRVKRQGKEVHLGPTEFRLLDYLMQHPGRVFSREQLLDAVWGSDVYVEARTVDVHIGRLRKALNGDVDGDPIRTVRSAGYSLDLDAA
- the phoU gene encoding phosphate signaling complex protein PhoU, encoding MTEHTVKSYGEELNHLTAEVTRMGGLAEAQVADAIDCIARRDAPLAQQVVARDERLDALQGEIERKAFKLIALRQPMAVDLRHAVAALKISMSLERCGDMAKNIGKRALILTEADPMSALTRSIERMGRLVQGRLKDVLDAYTSSDLQRAIGVWGRDEEVDEHYNAIFRELLTYMMGDPRTINPCAHLLFVAKNLERIGDHATNIAEIIHFELTGEEIISQRPKLELSN
- the purD gene encoding phosphoribosylamine--glycine ligase — translated: MEKLNILLVGSGGREHALAWKIAQSPLCGRLVAAPGNPGIEQVAELRAVKVLDVAGLVALAQEIAADLVVVGPESALEVGLADELAKVGIPCFGGSAQAARLETSKAFTKDFCARHGLPTAAYGVFTDAASAGTFLDTLDAPFVIKADGLAAGKGVVIAATRAEADAAVLDMLGGRFGSAGARVVIEEFMHGEEASLFAICDGKTAVLFGAAQDHKRAYNGDEGPNTGGMGTYSPPPVLTDALIEQAWRELVVPTVEGMAAEGCPYVGVLYAGLMLTPTGPKLVEYNARFGDPECQTLMLRLESDLVPILLAAAKGELASADKPVWRDEAAICVVLAAEGYPDAPKTGGRILGADADFGGEAVIFHAGTAREFEGRLVAAGGRVLNVCALGATLHEARDVAYAALGTVSLEGGFYRSDIGWRALSQHA
- the pstB gene encoding phosphate ABC transporter ATP-binding protein PstB, which encodes MPTENRDDTIAAHAPTLASAIPAGHGHVTTSEFKIRARDVNVFYGEKQALFDVSLDVPAKSVTAFIGPSGCGKSTFLRCINRMNDTIPSAKVQGSIEIDGNDVNAKSVDPVVLRSRVGMVFQKPNPFPKTIFENVAYGPKIHGLATRKDELEAIVEASLKKAGLWNEVADRLHQAGTGLSGGQQQRLVIARAIAVSPEVILMDEPCSALDPIATAKIEELIDELRSQFCIVIVTHSMAQAARVSQKTAFFHLGKLVESGPTEEMFTNPRDTRTQDYITGRFG
- the pstA gene encoding phosphate ABC transporter permease PstA; translation: MTDAAISPGAPAARPAESARDALLKKRHRSEKLFRAQGIAAIIIAMIFLVVLVGRIVAQGYSTFETHTLTVPVYLNPERIDTTAIEGVNFDYIVAEAMMKKLGVQDDDLGTTSGKIMDLTSRDFGNQLLQMVKKDHSLIGKTVNVTGSVKADADLYYKGEIKRSTAEGDRKLDNQQLDWLDKLKNDGTVKTGFNTKFFTNSDSTEPEQAGVWGAVIGSAMMLIITAVIAIPVGVLAAVYLEEFAPKNRWTDVIEVNINNLAAVPSIVYGLLGLALFINWLHVPRGSPLVGGLVLALMALPTVIIATRSSLKAVPPSIREAALGVGASKAQTVFHHVLPLAMPGVMTGAILSLAHALGETAPLLMIGMVAFVPGAPENFASSATVLPVQVFIWENASERAFHERTAAAIIVLLVFMIVMNAAAVILRRRFERRW